CCGTACGGCACATTAAAAATGCCGCGCTTGTTATAACGACAAATACCACGATAGCCATGCCGGTTTAAATATAAAAAGAGCGCTGCCCGCCACTCTGGATCGCAGTCATGGTTGAAATTATCACGGCTGTCGTAATAACCATCTTCTGTATTAAATGTATTGAAAAGGTGCTTTGCTCGCTCAATAAATCCGAGCACATCATCTTTAATCTGCTGATACATGTTAATCAGGTCAGGATTAATATCCGCGACAAGATAATGAGGATAGTCTGTTGCCATCATTACAGCGCAGGAACCTGCGAAAGGTTCAACCAGTCGCGGGCCAGCGGGTAAGTGCTTTTTCAGGTGCGGCATAACAACGGTTTTATTGCCCGCCCATTTTAGAATGGTGCTCATACAGCCCCCTTGTAGTGCTTACCTTTCAGTTCAGCGATTTCCTGACAGGTGATGCAGCATTGCACACCCGGAATAACAGCCCGGCGTTCAGCTGGAATAGGGCCGCCGCATGCCTGGCAGAAAGACGCAGAAGGCGCAGCCGGACGGCTACGCGCGTTGTGTATGTGGCGCTCACGGTTTTCCTGTTCGCGCTGCTGTACCAGATCCATTGAGTCGGCCATTAGTGCAGCTCCTGAGATTCGTTTTCAAAGCGGGCCGCTTCACGGCGCAGCAGTTCGGCGGCTTCTTTGCCGTTCAGCCCCTGCTGGGTGATATGGATAGCCAGCGACTCAAGACGGATTGAAACGGCGAGGGCACGGTCTTTACGCTCATCATTTTTTGCGGCTGTCAGCAATACTGTCAGTACGTCGCTGTCAACTGTATAATTGCGGGTTTCGGTATTACGCATATATATTTCTCCAGAATTTGGGCAAAAGAATGCCCGGCGGGTTTACGCCATTAATTTCAGTTGGGTTAATTACTCAGGTATTACGCTTTCATGCAGCGAGAAACGACGGGGTAATATTTCACCCCAGCGAGCTATTTCGTTCATCGCCTGAATCAGTAGCAATCGGCGAGGTTGATCGAAATACTCAAACGGCCTGCCGACCTCATCGCTTTTAAACGCGCCCGGCTCTTTGCGATTCGCCAGCGTCATGACAGAAAATTTAAAATCATCATTCAGCTTGTTGAAATTACGCAGCGCACCGTTTTGCGTGGCCTTTAATTTCTGATGAAACAGGGCGAGACATTCCTCGCCGGACATCTTCACCGGCTGCGCATCAGCACAACCAGCATTATTAAACGGCATCGCACCCGCGTTAATTGGTGCGGACATGTTGTTAATCATATCAACCTCAAAAAAGCCATAACTCGGCGCGCAATAGACGCGGGGCGCACAGTGTGCAGTTCATTTAATAATGCCGACTGATCGCGGCTGGGGTTCCAGCGCGTGCGGTCGCTTCCCGTGATCCAGCCGTGGCCGTAATGCATGGACGGACTCTGGCGAACAAGCAGCGATGCGAATGACGGCTCATGTTTCATGCTCACCTCACATCAGGCCGAATGTTGCGCCGATACCGCTGACAGTGTCTACAGCGCCAGCTACCGCAGGGTTGCCCTGGATACGGCATTGCACTGCCATGGCGGCCAGAAACAGGCAGCGGATCCCGACGTTGACGCTGGACACCATCGAATTTTTTCGGCACTGCGTCATGCGCTCCGTTGATATTGCGCCTGCTGCGAGCTGGCCTACTTCTGCCGTAGCCTTCATGACATAAACCGGTAGCTTTTCACTAGCCAGCTCATTGACCGGCACACACGGCATGCAGAGCAGCTGTGCCAGAAAGCCATCGACCAGTGTTGAATCTTCGGTGATATCGGTCAGCAACATAATTTCCGGCGCTGTCAGCTGATGCGGCTGTTCCGGGTTCAGCTTATTGCGCAGTGTCTGCGGCTTAATGCCTGCTTTATCTGCAAGCTCGGCCACGTTGTGACGCGCTGCAAATGCCTGGCAGGCTTCGTCATAGTGGCGATGTGTGGAAACCCTAAAATCAAACATGCTGTAAATCCTTTTAAGTCTCAATATTGAACTTACAGACCAACAATGACGCGGAAGTTGGAATGACCGAGGGACTCGCGAACCTGATCGGTTTTGTACATCAGATAACGCAGGCTTACGCGGCCTTTGTTTTTATCTTTTTTAACCATGTACTTAGCAAGCTGACCATGATGAATTTTTTGATAAACAGAGCCACGGGAAATACCTTCCCATTCCGCGAACTCTGCAGGCGTAGCCATCTCTTTTGGTACACGAATTGAAATGTCAGTGCTCATAGTGCAGTATCTCTTAGTTTGGTTTCGTTTTATCTCGTTTTATACAGTTTTGGTTTGTTTTTCAAACCTTGAGCGAATACTAAGTTCGCATTTTATATACGTCAAGAGGTTTGTTTATGAGATCCATAAAGGTTGGGAATGACAGCGGCGGCCGTGATGCAATTAATAGGCTTATTAAGGCCTATAACTTCAGTTCCCGGCAGCAACTGTGCGACCATCTATCAGTTTCGAAAAGCACTATGGCAAACAGGTACTTAAGAGACAGCTTCCCTGCAGAATGGGTAATACAATGCGCACTCGAAACCGGAGTTTCTCTGCTGTGGTTAACAACAGGACAAGGGGAAAAAAATGACAATGACTCGCAGGAGAAAAGTTTTGATTTCGTGAACCCTACTCACATCAAAAAGCTGTCGGAAGTAGTTGCTCCAGAAATCGACAAAGCCACACTGGATGGAGGTGCCTTAGTGGAACACGGCAAAATCATATTGGATAACAGCCTCATACCGCACAACATGACCAACCCTTTACTTATCCATACTGAAAATGGCTCTTATCTCGTGGATCGTAGCGGCACACCACCAGTAAATGGCGTATGGCTTGTTGATATTGATGGAATCAAAACGATAGCAAAACTTGCGCGTATACCGGGCAACCGCTTAGTTGTCCAGCAAGGCGAATCATCCTTCGAATGCAGTCTAGTTGATATTGAGGTTGTAGGCCGCGCTATGAAAGTCATTAAGAGCATTTG
Above is a genomic segment from Enterobacter sp. C2 containing:
- a CDS encoding TraR/DksA family transcriptional regulator, with translation MADSMDLVQQREQENRERHIHNARSRPAAPSASFCQACGGPIPAERRAVIPGVQCCITCQEIAELKGKHYKGAV
- a CDS encoding DUF2732 domain-containing protein, translating into MRNTETRNYTVDSDVLTVLLTAAKNDERKDRALAVSIRLESLAIHITQQGLNGKEAAELLRREAARFENESQELH
- a CDS encoding phage filamentation protein Fil family protein; the encoded protein is MKHEPSFASLLVRQSPSMHYGHGWITGSDRTRWNPSRDQSALLNELHTVRPASIARRVMAFLRLI
- a CDS encoding phage regulatory CII family protein, which encodes MFDFRVSTHRHYDEACQAFAARHNVAELADKAGIKPQTLRNKLNPEQPHQLTAPEIMLLTDITEDSTLVDGFLAQLLCMPCVPVNELASEKLPVYVMKATAEVGQLAAGAISTERMTQCRKNSMVSSVNVGIRCLFLAAMAVQCRIQGNPAVAGAVDTVSGIGATFGLM
- a CDS encoding Rha family transcriptional regulator — protein: MSTDISIRVPKEMATPAEFAEWEGISRGSVYQKIHHGQLAKYMVKKDKNKGRVSLRYLMYKTDQVRESLGHSNFRVIVGL
- a CDS encoding phage repressor protein CI, with the translated sequence MRSIKVGNDSGGRDAINRLIKAYNFSSRQQLCDHLSVSKSTMANRYLRDSFPAEWVIQCALETGVSLLWLTTGQGEKNDNDSQEKSFDFVNPTHIKKLSEVVAPEIDKATLDGGALVEHGKIILDNSLIPHNMTNPLLIHTENGSYLVDRSGTPPVNGVWLVDIDGIKTIAKLARIPGNRLVVQQGESSFECSLVDIEVVGRAMKVIKSI